In Rattus norvegicus strain BN/NHsdMcwi chromosome 3, GRCr8, whole genome shotgun sequence, a genomic segment contains:
- the Cyp24a1 gene encoding 1,25-dihydroxyvitamin D(3) 24-hydroxylase, mitochondrial precursor, with product MSCPIDKRRTLIAFLRRLRDLGQPPRSVTSKASASRAPKEVPLCPLMTDGETRNVTSLPGPTNWPLLGSLLEIFWKGGLKKQHDTLAEYHKKYGQIFRMKLGSFDSVHLGSPSLLEALYRTESAHPQRLEIKPWKAYRDHRNEAYGLMILEGQEWQRVRSAFQKKLMKPVEIMKLDKKINEVLADFLERMDELCDERGRIPDLYSELNKWSFESICLVLYEKRFGLLQKETEEEALTFITAIKTMMSTFGKMMVTPVELHKRLNTKVWQAHTLAWDTIFKSVKPCIDNRLQRYSQQPGADFLCDIYQQDHLSKKELYAAVTELQLAAVETTANSLMWILYNLSRNPQAQRRLLQEVQSVLPDNQTPRAEDLRNMPYLKACLKESMRLTPSVPFTTRTLDKPTVLGEYALPKGTVLTLNTQVLGSSEDNFEDSHKFRPERWLQKEKKINPFAHLPFGIGKRMCIGRRLAELQLHLALCWIIQKYDIVATDNEPVEMLHLGILVPSRELPIAFRPR from the exons ATGAGCTGCCCCATTGACAAACGGCGCACCCTGATCGCTTTTCTGCGCCGACTGCGCGACCTGGGACAGCCCCCAAGGTCGGTGACATCCAAGGCGAGCGCTTCCCGCGCTCCAAAAGAGGTGCCCCTCTGCCCGCTGATGACAGACGGTGAGACTCGAAACGTCACCTCCTTGCCTGGGCCCACCAACTGGCCACTGCTAGGGAGTCTACTGGAGATTTTTTGGAAAGGTGGCCTGAAGAAACAGCACGACACGCTG GCAGAGTACCACAAGAAGTATGGCCAGATTTTCCGGATGAAGCTGGGCTCCTTCGACTCCGTGCATCTGGGCTCGCCGAGCCTGCTGGAAGCTCTGTACCGCACAGAGAGCGCGCATCCCCAGCGACTGGAGATCAAACCTTGGAAAGCCTATCGCGACCACAGGAACGAAGCCTACGGGTTGATGATCCT GGAAGGACAGGAGTGGCAAAGGGTCCGCAGCGCCTTCCAGAAGAAACTCATGAAGCCCGTGGAGATCATGAAGCTGGACAAGAAAATCAATGAG GTCTTGGCTGACTTTCTAGAGCGCATGGATGAGCTGTGCGATGAGCGAGGCCGCATCCCAGACCTGTACAGTGAGCTGAACAAGTGGTCCTTTGAAA GCATCTGCCTTGTGTTATATGAGAAGAGATTTGGGCTCCTTCaaaaggagacagaagaagaaGCGCTGACCTTCATTACGGCCATCAAAACG ATGATGAGCACGTTTGGGAAGATGATGGTGACCCCCGTGGAGTTGCACAAGCGCCTCAACACCAAAGTGTGGCAGGCACATACGCTGGCTTGGGACACCATTTTCAAATCAG TCAAACCCTGCATCGACAACCGCCTACAGAGATATTCCCAGCAGCCCGGGGCAGATTTCCTCTGTGATATTTATCAGCAAGATCACCTTTCCAAGAAGGAACTGTACGCCGCTGTCACGGAGCTGCAGCTCGCTGCAGTGGAGACG ACCGCGAACAGCTTGATGTGGATTCTCTACAATCTATCCCGGAATCCTCAAGCGCAACGGAGACTCCTTCAGGAAGTTCAGAGCGTGCTGCCTGACAATCAGACGCCACGGGCGGAAGACCTGAGGAATATGCCCTATTTAAAGGCCTGTCTGAAAGAATCCATGAG gcttaCCCCAAGTGTGCCATTTACAACTCGGACCCTTGACAAACCAACGGTTCTGGGTGAATACGCTCTACCCAAAGGA ACAGTGTTAACCCTCAATACCCAAGTGCTGGGTTCTAGTGAAGACAATTTTGAAGATTCTCATAAGTTCAGACCCGAACGCTGGcttcaaaaggagaaaaagatcAACCCCTTCGCTCATCTCCCATTCGGCATCGGGAAGAGAATGTGCATCGGGCGCCGGCTGGCTGAGTTACAGCTCCACCTGGCTCTCTGCTGG ATAATCCAAAAATACGACATTGTGGCCACAGACAATGAACCTGTGGAGATGCTGCACCTTGGCATCCTGGTACCCAGCCGGGAGCTGCCAATTGCGTTCCGTCCACGGTAG